In the Pseudodesulfovibrio sp. S3 genome, CAACAAGCCCAAGGGCACCGGCCTGGGATTGACCATCTGCCGCGAGATCATCGAGCACTACGGTGGCCGCATCTGGGTCGAATCCGAGGTAGGCGTCGGTTCCACCTTCATATTCACGCTACCTGCCGCAAGCTAGGCGACTCTCCGGAGCACTGCGGGAAAAGCGTTGCCGCCCCTTCCTGCCCCTCGCCAAAGGCGCACCCTATCCCCTCAGCGATTTGAAACTGACAAGCTTTTGCCGTTCCTCATCCCACAGGTTCAATCTCAGGGACCCCATGCTTTTCCGCAAGGTCAGCGGCGCAACCTTCTGCATGGCCGGAGTGGCGTCGTAACTCTCTTGAAGCCTGTAGTTCGGGATTCTCGGCAGCACATGATGCACGTGGTGCAGGCCGATGTTGCCCGTAAACCATTGCAGGACCTTGGGGAGCTTGTAGTAGGAACTTCCGTCCATGGCGGCCTTCACGGGATCCCATTCATCCTGGTGCGCCCAGTACACCCCTTCGAACTGGTGCTGTACATAGAACAGCCAAACCCCGACCGCCCCGGCGACGAGCATGATCGGGAGCTGGATCATCAGATAGGTCTTGAAGCCGATGGTCAGGCTGGCCACTGATATTATCGCCACAATGGCCGCATTGGTGATCATGGCGCTGAAGCGCTCCGGTTTCCCTTCCGTTCGGGACAGAAAGCGCTGGGTAACCAGAAACGAATACCCCGGACCGATTCCCAAAAAGACGAATGGATTGCGGTAAAGGACATAGGCCAGCCGCTTGAGCGGCGAGAGTGCCCGGTACTCGTTTACGGTCAATGTCCACAGGTCGCCCACCCCCCTTTTGTCCAGGTTCGCGTACGTACCGTGGTGGACCAGATGGTGCCGCTGCCAGTAGGCGAACGGGGTGAACGTCAAGAATCCCGAGACATACCCGAGAATCACGTTGGCCCGGCGCGACGCAAAAAACGACCCGTGCGCGCAATCGTGGAAGATGATGAAGATGCGAACCAGCAGCAGGGCCGCCAGGACGAGAAGCGGACAAATGACCAAAACGGACGCCCCGTTCTTCAGCAGATAGACGAGCAGTCCCCAGAGCCCGAAA is a window encoding:
- a CDS encoding fatty acid desaturase translates to MRDTNALSIQSLRTSLKPYAKPDVVRAVWQVVNTFLPYFGLWGLLVYLLKNGASVLVICPLLVLAALLLVRIFIIFHDCAHGSFFASRRANVILGYVSGFLTFTPFAYWQRHHLVHHGTYANLDKRGVGDLWTLTVNEYRALSPLKRLAYVLYRNPFVFLGIGPGYSFLVTQRFLSRTEGKPERFSAMITNAAIVAIISVASLTIGFKTYLMIQLPIMLVAGAVGVWLFYVQHQFEGVYWAHQDEWDPVKAAMDGSSYYKLPKVLQWFTGNIGLHHVHHVLPRIPNYRLQESYDATPAMQKVAPLTLRKSMGSLRLNLWDEERQKLVSFKSLRG